The Sediminispirochaeta bajacaliforniensis DSM 16054 genome includes a window with the following:
- a CDS encoding GNAT family N-acetyltransferase — protein sequence MIRPATIEDTKPIAHIIIKAWEQAYTGIIDPDYPKRMKESTFIDIIGPNILQERETIFLYEDHAQIRGFISGKRQEGTYDCQVIGFYILPEYQGKGIGTALLSHMKHHFKAKGCKTMIIWTLLHAKNNSFYKNQGGITSENAQLEIGSRRYPGVGFSYIL from the coding sequence GATTGCCCACATCATTATAAAAGCATGGGAACAAGCATATACGGGTATTATTGATCCCGACTACCCCAAACGTATGAAAGAGAGCACCTTCATCGATATCATCGGCCCCAATATACTCCAAGAACGGGAAACCATATTTCTTTACGAAGACCATGCTCAAATCAGGGGGTTTATTTCTGGTAAACGCCAAGAGGGCACATATGATTGTCAAGTAATCGGCTTTTATATTCTGCCAGAGTATCAAGGCAAAGGGATCGGAACGGCTTTGCTCAGCCACATGAAACACCATTTTAAGGCCAAAGGTTGTAAAACCATGATTATTTGGACCCTACTTCATGCAAAAAACAATAGCTTCTACAAAAACCAAGGAGGCATAACCTCAGAAAATGCACAACTGGAAATTGGCAGCCGAAGATATCCAGGTGTCGGATTCTCTTATATACTCTGA